A part of Aspergillus flavus chromosome 5, complete sequence genomic DNA contains:
- a CDS encoding aldo/keto reductase family protein (aldo-keto reductase) produces MAAKLAITDLVPLPNSAVKIPRLGFGVYRSPPTQCVQSTLKALETGYRHVDTAQFYANEKEVGDAIRASGIPRSDIFVTTKILVPGGSPEATYSKLLASVEKIGGQDGYVDLFLIHSANAGASGRKEMWQALERLLEEGKTKSIGVSNWGVKHIEEMKSYAKVWPPHVNQIELHPWCQQRVVNAYCKKHGIVVEAYSPIVRNYKASDPTLVDLANKYGKTTQQVLVRYALQKEWVPLPKSDNPDRIVANANVFDFEISEEDMAVLNALDQGSAGAIVEAVENE; encoded by the exons ATGGCTGCGAAACTTGCCATCACGGATTTGGTACCCCTCCCTAACTCGGCGGTTAAGATCCCGCGTCTTGGGTTCGGTGTTTATCGCTCGCCGCCGACTCAGTGTGTGCAGTCTACTTTGAAGGCTTTGGAGACGGGTTATCGTCATGTTGATACGGCTCAGTTCTACGCGAATGAGAAGGAGGTCGGCGATGCAATTCGCGCCTCGGGCATCCCGCGCAGCGACATCTTCGTGACTACTAAGATCCTTGTCCCTGGTGGCTCGCCTGAAGCGACTTATAGTAAGCTGCTGGCCAGCGTGGAGAAGATCGGGGGTCAGGATGGATATGTGGATTTGTTTCTGATTCATAGCGCCAACGCGGGCGCGTCGGGTCGGAAGGAGATGTGGCAGGCCCTGGAGAGACTCCTGGAGGAAGGGAAGACAAAGAGCATTGGTGTTAGTAACTGGGGCGTGAAGCACAttgaggagatgaagtcatATGCGAAGGTTTGGCCGCCGCATGTGAACCAGATTGAG CTCCATCCCTGGTGTCAACAGCGGGTTGTAAATGCGTATTGTAAGAAGCATGGCATCGTTGTTGAGGCCTACTCCCCGATTGTGCGCAATTATAAAGCCAGCGATCCTACACTTGTCGACCTGGCGAACAAATATGGAAAGACAACCCAGCAGGTCTTGGTACGCTACGCTCTGCAGAAGGAATGGGTACCGCTGCCCAAGTCTGATAACCCTGATCGGATTGTGGCCAATGCCAACGTATTTGACTTTGAAATCagcgaggaggatatggctGTGTTGAATGCCTTGGATCAGGGAAGCGCTGGAGCTATTGTGGAGGCCGTTGAAAACGAATAG
- a CDS encoding tRNA a64-2'-o-ribosylphosphate transferase, with product MGGDSDPFPVSVSSLHFPSKEQTISQTLSSLRRSALSITNRLQSIESDANFVREVADYYDLPLVANERCGSWYIPPEAKAGSAYFKSTDGHTGQWDFSFRRLNLQILPISRKHGGCIIVDSTRRGKLMPDALSKTVPIWCAVINRALFPSDTAYHPVQFPPNFLGASEESQIEHRIDDFVKSLKDLKLDLDDLKQKLGKPIRVAWANRSYFHPTDLRKGDAYNLFVLCSASKRVHGAEMSEGGYIQGAGDDSEGWAHGLTPPVFWEHKSTLAATGEEDLPELIVELVEEHRKQDGRQQATLITPTRNLYISPTDPQLNGGGTYDLVIDCNGNPEASEGNSKRLNLGCGVSKLGSRDLRKHLHQVLAFTSSQLESNPSQSMLVTCESGKDLSAGALLAILCLCYDDEGKYPYETLLDLMRKTRLTSNSSDSDLPGSCHPSMT from the exons ATGGGTGGTGATTCTGATCCCTTCCCGGTGTCCGTATCGTCTCTTCATTTCCCCTCCAAAGAGCAAACTATTTCCCAAACGCTGTCGTCCTTGCGCCGATCAGCCCTCTCCATCACAAACCGACTTCAATCGATTGAATCCGACGCCAATTTTGTCCGTGAAGTGGCTGACTACTACGATCTCCCCTTAGTCGCCAACGAGAGATGTGGTAGTTGGTATATCCCTCCGGAGGCCAAAGCTGGCAGCGCTTACTTCAAGAGCACGGATGGTCATACGGGCCAATGGGACTTTAGCTTCCGTAGACTAAACCTGCAGATTCTACCCATTTCTCGGAAGCATGGAGG ctgcatcaTCGTTGACTCAACACGCCGGGGAAAAT TGATGCCTGATGCCTTATCCAAGACGGTTCCGATCTGGTGTGCGGTAATCAATCGAGCACTATTTCCGTCCGACACTGCATACCATCCCGTGCAATTTCCGCCGAACTTTTTGGGTGCCTCCGAAGAGTCACAGATTGAGCACAGGATCGATGATTTTGTTAAATCGCTCAAG GATCTCAAGCTCGATTTAGATGATCTCAAGCAAAAGCTAGGAAAGCCCATTCGGGTCGCCTGGGCGAATCGCTCATATTTTCATCCAACTGATCTGCGAAAGGGAGATGCATATAATCTCTTTGTTCTCTGCTCCGCTTCCAAGCGTGTCCATGGCGCGGAAATGTCGGAGGGTGGTTACATCCAAGGAGCAGGCGATGATAGCGAGGGTTGGGCTCATGGGCTAACGCCACCAGTTTTCTGGGAACACAAGTCTACCCTTGCTGCAACCGGAGAGGAAGATCTACCGGAACTCATTGTGGAATTGGTAGAAGAGCACCGAAAGCAAGATGGCCGCCAGCAAGCTACTTTGATAACGCCAACTCGAAACTTGTACATCAGCCCAACTGACCCTCAATTAAACGGGGGTGGTACTTATGATTTGGTCATTGATTGCAATGGAAACCCGGAGGCCTCGGAAGGGAATTCAAAGCGACTAAACCTTGGTTGCGGAGTCTCTAAACTGGGGAGTCGCGACCTACGGAAGCATCTACATCAGGTTCTGGCCTTTACCAGTTCGCAGCTGGAGTCGAACCCGTCACAATCAATGCTTGTAACATGCGAGTCCGGGAAAGATCTTTCCGCAGGCGCTTTGCTCGCCATATTGTGTCTATGTTACGATGACGAGGGCAAGTATCCCTAC GAAACTTTGCTGGATCTCATGCGAAAAACAAGATTGACAAGCAATTCATCCGACAGCGACTTGCCTGGATCGTGTCATCCAAGCATGACGTGA
- a CDS encoding putative HAD superfamily hydrolase (unnamed protein product) — protein MPKITEIFFDCDNTLVLSEELAFEACADLTNEILESRGIPDRYTGEQLIQDFVGQNFRGMMVSLQAKYGFEMPQEELEAFVKKEEDKVIAKLEAKAQPCVGANEELEKLYKAKKYHLAVVSSSALRRVQASIKKVGQDKFFDEDMVFSAATSLPKPTSKPDPAIYLHALEKCNKKPEETVTIEDSKSGALSAIRAGIHVIGYVGSYPGDEKKVEMAKLLKELGAEVIMKDWSEFQDCLSQIERLEQASQPTRHRLS, from the exons ATGCCTAAG ATTACCGAAATCTTCTTTGATTGTGACAACACCTTAGTCCTCTCTGAGGAGCTGGCCTTTGAGGCATGCGCCGACCTTACAAATGAGATCCTGGAGAGCCGCGGTATCCCTGATCGCTACACAGGGGAGCAGCTGATTCAAGACTTCGTCGGCCAGAACTTCCGTGGAATGATGGTCTCCCTCCAAGCCAAGTACGGATTCGAGATGCCCCAAGAGGAACTTGAAGCGTTCGTtaagaaggaggaggacaaAGTCATCGCTAAGCTGGAAGCCAAAGCTCAGCCTTGTGTCGGTGCCAACGAGGAACTTGAGAAGCTgtacaaggccaagaagTACCACTTGGCAGTTGTCTCCTCGTCTGCCTTGCGCCGCGTCCAGGCCTCCATCAAGAAAGTCGGACAGGACAAATTTTTTGACGAGGATATGGTCTTCAGCGCTGCCACCTCTCTCCCGAAACCCACCTCTAAGCCCGATCCAGCTATCTATCTCCACGCCCTTGAAAAGTGCAATAAGAAGCCGGAAGAGACTGTTACTATCGAGGACAGCAAGTCTGGCGCTCTTAGTGCTATCCGCGCCGGCATTCACGTCATCGGTTACGTTGGCAGCTACCCTGgtgatgagaagaaggtcgaaATGGCGAAGCTCCTCAAGGAGCTTGGCGCCGAAGTCATCATGAAGGACTGGTCAGAGTTCCAGGACTGTCTCTCTCAAATCGAACGGCTTGAGCAGGCTAGTCAACCCACCCGCCATCGCCTCTCTTGA
- a CDS encoding nucleoside diphosphate-sugar hydrolase of the mutt family (ADP-ribose pyrophosphatase), giving the protein MSDPKALRSEIIARGPLDPKEARWTRLVKTTYRDPTGVERTWESAERQTRPANCAIDGVGIVTILNKSTGPELLLQKQYRPPIDKVVIEVPAGLIDAGETVEECAVRELKEETGYVGVAEQTSTVMYNDPGFCNTNLNMVHVRVDMSLPENQNPQPQLEENEFIESFTVPLASLFEEMKKLEAEGYAIDARVGTIAEGIELAQKWKL; this is encoded by the exons ATGTCTGATCCTAAGGCTTTGCGGTCGGAGATTATTGCTAGGGGTCCTTTG GACCCTAAGGAGGCTAGATGGACGAGATTAGTCAAGACTACATACCGGGATCCTACCGGTGTAGAAAGGACGTGGGAGTCAGCGGAGCGGCAG ACCCGCCCGGCGAACTGCGCAATTGACGGCGTGGGGATCGTGACCATTCTCAACAAGTCGACGGGTCCAGAACTCCTTCTCCAGAAACAGTATCGTCCTCCCATTGACAAGGTCGTCATTGAGGTTCCGGCTGGTCTCATAGATGCTGGCGAGACAGTGGAAGAATGTGCCGTGCGTGAGCTTAAGGAGGAAACGGGCTATGTGGGAGTGGCGGAGCAAACGAGTACCGTGATGTATAATG ATCCCGGATTTTGCAACACTAATCTCAATATGGTTCATGTCCGAGTAGACATGTCCTTGCCGGAGAACCAGAACCCGCAGCCACAGCTCGAAGAAAACGAATTCATCGAATCGTTCACTGTGCCGCTGGCCTCGCTTTtcgaagaaatgaaaaagcTCGAGGCCGAAGGATATGCTATTGATGCCCGCGTGGGAACAATAGCAGAGGGTATCGAACTTGCGCAAAAGTGGAAGCTATAG
- a CDS encoding nucleoside diphosphate-sugar hydrolase of the mutt family, giving the protein MRFARWLSVRPTLISVPTNITRIPMSTFTIPCDHGQQSLSVDCTPDLNKDDLLRFPAFQIWLSTLQQSLKRQQDPSHDFHKDPYVLRKIDIQAVDFFKGGRLGFVKFKADVSNGNGESLPGSVFLRGGSVGMLLLLQPDDVHPSVEDEKRAILTIQPRIPAGSLTFAEIPAGMLDDAGSFAGAAAKEIQEETGLTIPQDELIDMTSLALQSAASPEDVETLQKAVYPSAGGSDEFIPLFLCQKRMPRKDIESLQGRLTGLREHGEKITLKLIPLKELWKEGLRDGKTLASWALYKGLKDEGKI; this is encoded by the exons ATGAGATTCGCCCGGTGGCTGTCCGTGCGGCCAACCCTTATATCGGTACCAACCAACATAACCAGAATTCCAATGTCCACTTTTACAATTCCGTGTGACCATGGTCAGCAATCCCTGTCTGTAGATTGCACGCCTGATCTCAACAAGGATGATCTATTGCGATTCCCTGCTTTCCAGATCTGGCTGTCTACCCTGCAACAATCGTTAAAGCGGCAACAAGACCCCTCACACGACTTCCACAAAGACCCTTATGTCCTACGCAAGATTGATATCCAGGCCGTCGATTTTTTCAAGGGAGGGAGATTAGGGTTCGTGAAATTCAAAGCTGATGTATCAAACGGAAATGGCGAGTCACTTCCTGGAAGCGTTTTTCTTCGTGGAGGCAGTGTAGGAATGCTG CTTCTGCTCCAACCTGATGACGTGCACCCTTCAGTGGAAGACGAAAAGAGGGCGATCTTGACCATTCAACCCCGCATTCCTGCCGGCTCCCTTACTTTCGCCGAAATCCCCGCCGGAATGCTTGACGATGCCGGCTCTTTTGCTGGAGCCGCAGCGAAGGAGATACAAGAAGAGACCGGCTTGACGATTCCTCAGGATGAACTGATCGATATGACCTCGCTTGCATTGCAATCAGCTGCAAGCCCCGAGGACGTAGAGACATTGCAAAAGGCTGTATATCCATCGGCTGGCGGAAGCGATGAGTTTATTCCTTTATTCTTGTGTCAGAAGCGAATGCCGCGTAAGGATATTGAAAGCCTACAGGGACGATTGACCGGGTTACGTGAGCATGGAGAGAAGATCACTCTAAAATTAATACCTTTAAAGGAATTGTGGAAAGAGGGGTTACGAGACGGAAAGACACTCGCATCATGGGCGTTGTATAAAGGACTCAAAGATGAGGGGAAAATATGA
- a CDS encoding putative allantoate permease of the major facilitator superfamily (hypothetical protein AOR_1_1308114), whose amino-acid sequence MSNKGEEKTTTRRAAKTVEEKYADVTLRIIEDHGDEFGPLSPEKEKKLRRKLYLNIMVLLSAINIVLFIDKSTLGYAAILGLFEETGISKKQYNDLNTVFYIGYLAAQWPGHYLMQRLPFGKFVSVIVFLWAAVIFLHCVATKFAGLVVLRLALGAVEAVIVPAMEMTIGMFFNRQEQSFLQPILWVTCQGAPIVAGFIAYGLLYSHSAVLPWKLFMIVTGGVTFFLSIWVWFCYPSNPAEARFLTLEEKVHVIRRVHDSSQSSIEQKRFKRSQFVETLRDPVSWLFALQAFTLMYSNNLTYGQQNLLTTSLGVSQLGSTLVAVAGGGFGVVLCIVATFVLKWFPKYLAIHGLFWCIPAIAGGIGMVAIPWDNKLALLACMLLAGHTYGITYIIALGWTTSSAAGYTKKLTRNVMFMLGYSVGNLVSPQIWVPSAAPRYYGAWVSMIVISWAGTPAILCIIWFILARRNEERRKWIAELSDSEREEGCVEQLDENGQIVRRKVDLAMLDLTDLENKFFIYPL is encoded by the exons ATGAGCAacaagggagaagagaaaaccaCGACTCGAAGAGCAGCAAAAACTGTTGAAGAGAAATACGCAGATGTCACATTACGCATTATCGAAGACCATGGGGATGAATTCGGGCCCCTAAGTcctgagaaggagaaaaagttGCGCCGGAAGTTGTATTTGAATATTATGGTCCTGCTTTCTGCGATTAATATTGTACTGTTT ATAGACAAGTCTACGCTTGGTTACGCAGCGATTCTTGGGCTTTTCGAGGAGACAGGCATTTCTAAAAAGCAGTACAACGATTTGAATACAGTGTTCTATATCG GCTACCTTGCCGCACAATGGCCCGGGCACTATCTAATGCAACGTCTACCCTTCGGAAAGTTTGTCAGTGTCATCGTCTTTCTATGGGCAGCTGTTATTTTCCTTCATTGCGTGGCGACCAAGTTCGCCGGTCTAGTAGTCCTCCGACTTGCCCTCGGTGCAGTGGAGGCAGTCATTGTACCCGCGATGGAAATGACTATCGGCATGTTCTTCAACCGTCAAGAACAATCCTTCCTCCAGCCCATTCTCTGGGTGACTTGCCAAGGAGCTCCCATCGTTGCAGGTTTCATCGCATACGGTTTGCTCTACAGCCATAGCGCAGTTCTTCCTTGGAAGCTCTTTATGATCGTCACCGGTGGAGtcaccttctttctctccatcTGGGTTTGGTTCTGCTACCCAAGCAATCCTGCCGAAGCTCGGTTCCTGActttggaagagaaagtgcATGTTATTCGCCGAGTGCACGACTCCAGCCAGAGCTCGATCGAACAGAAGCGGTTCAAGAGATCTCAGTTCGTTGAAACTCTGCGTGACCCTGTATCTTGGCTCTTCGCGCTACAAGCTTTCACTCTGATGTACTCAAATAATCTTACCTATGGCCAACAGAATCTTCTCACAACTTCTCTCGGTGTTTCCCAACTTGGTTCCACGCTCGTCGCTGTGGCAGGAGGCGGCTTCGGTGTCGTACTTTGTATCGTTGCCACCTTCGTACTAAAATGGTTCCCAAAGTACCTAGCGATCCATGGACTTTTCTGGTGTATCCCTGCTATCGCGGGCGGAATCGGCATGGTGGCGATCCCCTGGGACAACAAACTCGCGCTCTTAGCCTGTATGCTTCTAGCGGGACATACGTACGGTATCACCTATATCATCGCACTCGGCTGGACGACGTCCTCTGCAGCTGGATACACCAAGAAGCTCACACGCAACGTGATGTTCATGCTCGGCTACAGCGTCGGCAACCTCGTATCACCGCAGATCTGGGTACCCAGTGCTGCACCCAGATACTACGGTGCATGGGTATCCATGATAGTGATTAGTTGGGCAGGGACGCCTGCTATCTTATGTATCATTTGGTTTATTCTAGCGCGTCGAAACGAGGAACGGAGAAAGTGGATTGCGGAATTGAGTGACAGTGAGCGTGAGGAGGGTTGTGTGGAAcagctggatgagaatgggCAGATCGTCCGAAGGAAGGTTGACCTTGCGATGCTGGATTTGACTGATCTGGAGAATAAGTTCTTTATTTACCCGCTCTAG